From a region of the Arachis ipaensis cultivar K30076 chromosome B09, Araip1.1, whole genome shotgun sequence genome:
- the LOC107617854 gene encoding aminodeoxychorismate synthase, chloroplastic isoform X2 — translation MNLALRLLPSELTCPTSEDIQYANVNFLLFKPSVRVSCFIKKDDVQPSNYDRKNVTISCQLMHSHLEESFKRKKRLQVPLPLQKPDFVRTLLIDNYDSYTYNIYQELSVVNGGICLQLLHKCWDIPVLGVCLGHQALGYVHGAHIVHAPEPIHGRLSEVEHGGCQLFHGIPSGRNSGFKVVRYHSLVIDSESLPEVLIPIAWTSSSSTLPFVGPKDHNISNALGTQREKNVFVDSFSPKAGNGTTRSPRVLMGIKHRTRPHYGVQFHPESVATFHGSQIFKNFRDITNEYWLRYKSSQSREKHVHSYAHMQVSSASRHCGDSYRSINSENSKVDQLNKVVNGHRHMVDDNAEMTCLEKFNIANVHHARTDRKCLKLKWRKYTHLASQVGGAKGIFCGLFGREPKNTFWLDSSSTEKGRARFSFMGGKGGPLWKQLTFRLSDQSDECSKGGGYLSMESCEGSTETRFLEEGFFDFLNKELQSYHYDEKDYEGLPFDFHGGYVGYIGYNLKSECGVASNRHKSETPDACFFFVDSLVAVDHKTDNVYILAIHEESSSMTQWLDDAEEKLLNLNGSEIMGSEKQYLHPLTCSSQKAGFAAEKSREQYIEDVKKCLEYIKDGESYELCLTTQMRKPIENLDSLGLYLHLRERNPAPYAAWLNFPKEDLCICCSSPERFLQLDRNNILEAKPIKGTIARGATAEEDEQLKLKLQLSEKDQAENLMIVDLLRNDLGRVCDPGSVHVPRLMDVESYATVHTMVSTIRGKKRSDASAVDCVRAAFPGGSMTGAPKLRSMELLDSIESCSRGIYSGCIGFFSYNQTFDLNIVIRTVIIHDGEASIGAGGAIVSLSNPEDEYKEMILKTKAPAKAVIDFE, via the exons ATGAACCTTGCTCTGCGGTTGCTGCCTTCTGAGCTCACTTGTCCAACAAGTGAAGACATTCAATATGCAAATGTGAACTTTCTTTTGTTCAAACCGTCGGTGAGAGTCTCTTGTTTTATTAAGAAAGATGATGTGCAGCCATCGAACTATGATAGAAAGAATGTGACTATATCTTGCCAATTGATGCATAGTCACTTAGAAGAGtcatttaaaagaaagaaaaggctaCAGGTGCCTTTGCCTTTACAGAAGCCGGATTTTGTGAGAACATTGTTGATTGACAACTATGACAGTTACACATATAATATATATCAGGAGTTATCTGTTGTTAATGGAG GTATTTGTCTTCAACTACTGCATAAATGCTGGGATATACCTGTTTTGGGTGTTTGCCTCGGACACCAG GCATTGGGATATGTTCATGGAGCTCACATTGTCCATGCGCCCGAACCAATCCATGGGCGTTTGAG TGAAGTTGAGCATGGCGGCTGCCAGCTTTTTCATGGCATACCATCTGGCAGGAATTCAGGTTTCAAG GTGGTTCGATATCATTCATTGGTTATAGATTCTGAATCACTTCCTGAAGTGCTCATTCCAATAGCTTGGACGTCTTCCTCGAGCACACTTCCATTTGTTGGGCCGAAGGATCATAACATCTCCAATGCTCTTGGAACACAGAGAGAGAAAAATGTCTTCGTTGATTCTTTTTCACCTAAAGCAGGAAATGGAACAACAAGAAGTCCAAGAGTTCTTATGGGGATCAAGCATCGCACAAGACCGCACTATGGCGTGCAG TTTCATCCAGAGAGTGTTGCAACCTTCCATGGAAGTCAAATATTCAAGAATTTCAGAGATATTACAAATGAGTATTGGCTGAGATACAAGTCATCACAAAGCAGAGAAAAACATGTTCATTCTTACG CACACATGCAGGTTTCAAGTGCTAGTAGACATTGTGGAGATTCATATAGAAGTATTAATTCAGAGAACAGTAAAGTTGATCAGCTAAATAAGGTAGTTAATGGTCATCGACATATGGTAGATGATAATGCTGAGATGACTTGTTTAGAAAAGTTCAACATTGCAAATGTTCATCATGCAAGAACTGATCGAAAATGTTTGAAGTTGAAATGGAGGAAATACACTCACCTGGCTAGTCAAGTCGGTGGTGCGAAAGGTATATTTTGTGGGTTGTTTGGACGTGAACCTAAAAACACTTTCTGGTTGGATAGTTCTTCCACAGAGAAG GGAAGAGCACGTTTCTCATTCATGGGAGGAAAAGGTGGACCACTTTGGAAGCAATTGACTTTCAGATTATCTGATCAAAG TGATGAGTGTTCGAAAGGTGGTGGCTACTTGTCAATGGAAAGTTGTGAAGGTTCCACTGAAACAAGATTCTTGGAAGAaggtttttttgattttttgaacaAG GAGCTTCAATCATATCACTATGATGAAAAAGATTACGAAGGTCTGCCATTTGACTTTCATGGTGGATATGTTGGTTACATCGG GTATAACCTGAAAAGTGAATGCGGCGTCGCATCTAATCGTCACAAATCCGAAACTCCAGATGCTTGTTTTTTCTTTGTCGACAGCCTTGTAGCTGTTGACCACAAAACTGACAATGTTTATATATTGGCTATACATGAAGAAAGCTCAAGCATGACACAGTGGTTGGATGATGCTGAGGAGAAGCTTCTGAACTTAAATGGCTCTGAGATAATGGGGTCAGAAAAGCAGTATCTTCATCCTCTAACTTGTTCCTCACAAAAGGCCGGTTTTGCAGCTGAAAAATCTAGAGAGCAGTACATTGAGGATGTAAAGAAGTGCCTGGAATACATTAAAGATGGAGAAAGCTATGAGTTGTGCCTCACAACTCAGATGAGGAAACCGATCGAGAATTTAGACTCTCTTGGACTTTATCTTCATTTGAGAGAAAGGAATCCAGCACCTTATGCTGCGTGGCTTAATTTTCCGAAGGAAGACTTGTGTATTTGCTGCTCTTCCCCTGAGAGGTTCTTGCAGTTGGATAGAAATAATATCCTAGAAGCTAAGCCCATTAAGGGTACAATAGCTCGTGGTGCTACCGCCGAGGAAGATGAGCAACTCAAATTGAAATTGCAACTCAG TGAAAAGGATCAAGCTGAAAATCTGATGATTGTGGACCTTCTAAGGAATGATCTCGGTCGGGTCTGTGATCCAGGATCTGTACATGTGCCACGTCTCATGGATGTGGAGTCGTATGCAACTGTTCACACAATGGTGAGCACCATTCGTGGGAAGAAGAGGTCTGACGCCAGTGCAGTAGATTGCGTAAGAGCTGCATTCCCAGGTGGTTCGATGACTGGTGCTCCAAAGTTGAGATCGATGGAACTTCTTGATTCCATTGAAAGTTGTTCTCGAGGTATATACTCCGGTTGTATCGGATTTTTTTCGTATAACCAGACATTTGATCTTAATATTGTCATAAGAACGGTGATTATACATGATGGTGAAGCTTCAATAGGAGCTGGAGGTGCCATTGTTTCTTTGTCGAATCCTGAAGACGAGTACAAAGAGATGATCCTGAAAACAAAAGCCCCAGCAAAGGCAGTGATAGATTTTGAATAG
- the LOC107617854 gene encoding aminodeoxychorismate synthase, chloroplastic isoform X1 — protein sequence MNLALRLLPSELTCPTSEDIQYANVNFLLFKPSVRVSCFIKKDDVQPSNYDRKNVTISCQLMHSHLEESFKRKKRLQVPLPLQKPDFVRTLLIDNYDSYTYNIYQELSVVNGVPPVVIQNDDWIWEELSHYLYEENAFDNIVISPGPGSPACPQDIGICLQLLHKCWDIPVLGVCLGHQALGYVHGAHIVHAPEPIHGRLSEVEHGGCQLFHGIPSGRNSGFKVVRYHSLVIDSESLPEVLIPIAWTSSSSTLPFVGPKDHNISNALGTQREKNVFVDSFSPKAGNGTTRSPRVLMGIKHRTRPHYGVQFHPESVATFHGSQIFKNFRDITNEYWLRYKSSQSREKHVHSYAHMQVSSASRHCGDSYRSINSENSKVDQLNKVVNGHRHMVDDNAEMTCLEKFNIANVHHARTDRKCLKLKWRKYTHLASQVGGAKGIFCGLFGREPKNTFWLDSSSTEKGRARFSFMGGKGGPLWKQLTFRLSDQSDECSKGGGYLSMESCEGSTETRFLEEGFFDFLNKELQSYHYDEKDYEGLPFDFHGGYVGYIGYNLKSECGVASNRHKSETPDACFFFVDSLVAVDHKTDNVYILAIHEESSSMTQWLDDAEEKLLNLNGSEIMGSEKQYLHPLTCSSQKAGFAAEKSREQYIEDVKKCLEYIKDGESYELCLTTQMRKPIENLDSLGLYLHLRERNPAPYAAWLNFPKEDLCICCSSPERFLQLDRNNILEAKPIKGTIARGATAEEDEQLKLKLQLSEKDQAENLMIVDLLRNDLGRVCDPGSVHVPRLMDVESYATVHTMVSTIRGKKRSDASAVDCVRAAFPGGSMTGAPKLRSMELLDSIESCSRGIYSGCIGFFSYNQTFDLNIVIRTVIIHDGEASIGAGGAIVSLSNPEDEYKEMILKTKAPAKAVIDFE from the exons ATGAACCTTGCTCTGCGGTTGCTGCCTTCTGAGCTCACTTGTCCAACAAGTGAAGACATTCAATATGCAAATGTGAACTTTCTTTTGTTCAAACCGTCGGTGAGAGTCTCTTGTTTTATTAAGAAAGATGATGTGCAGCCATCGAACTATGATAGAAAGAATGTGACTATATCTTGCCAATTGATGCATAGTCACTTAGAAGAGtcatttaaaagaaagaaaaggctaCAGGTGCCTTTGCCTTTACAGAAGCCGGATTTTGTGAGAACATTGTTGATTGACAACTATGACAGTTACACATATAATATATATCAGGAGTTATCTGTTGTTAATGGAG TCCCTCCTGTGGTAATCCAAAATGATGATTGGATATGGGAAGAACTTAGCCATTACTTGTATGAAGAAAATGCATTTGATAACATTGTAATATCGCCTGGACCTGGTTCTCCAGCATGCCCACAAGATATAG GTATTTGTCTTCAACTACTGCATAAATGCTGGGATATACCTGTTTTGGGTGTTTGCCTCGGACACCAG GCATTGGGATATGTTCATGGAGCTCACATTGTCCATGCGCCCGAACCAATCCATGGGCGTTTGAG TGAAGTTGAGCATGGCGGCTGCCAGCTTTTTCATGGCATACCATCTGGCAGGAATTCAGGTTTCAAG GTGGTTCGATATCATTCATTGGTTATAGATTCTGAATCACTTCCTGAAGTGCTCATTCCAATAGCTTGGACGTCTTCCTCGAGCACACTTCCATTTGTTGGGCCGAAGGATCATAACATCTCCAATGCTCTTGGAACACAGAGAGAGAAAAATGTCTTCGTTGATTCTTTTTCACCTAAAGCAGGAAATGGAACAACAAGAAGTCCAAGAGTTCTTATGGGGATCAAGCATCGCACAAGACCGCACTATGGCGTGCAG TTTCATCCAGAGAGTGTTGCAACCTTCCATGGAAGTCAAATATTCAAGAATTTCAGAGATATTACAAATGAGTATTGGCTGAGATACAAGTCATCACAAAGCAGAGAAAAACATGTTCATTCTTACG CACACATGCAGGTTTCAAGTGCTAGTAGACATTGTGGAGATTCATATAGAAGTATTAATTCAGAGAACAGTAAAGTTGATCAGCTAAATAAGGTAGTTAATGGTCATCGACATATGGTAGATGATAATGCTGAGATGACTTGTTTAGAAAAGTTCAACATTGCAAATGTTCATCATGCAAGAACTGATCGAAAATGTTTGAAGTTGAAATGGAGGAAATACACTCACCTGGCTAGTCAAGTCGGTGGTGCGAAAGGTATATTTTGTGGGTTGTTTGGACGTGAACCTAAAAACACTTTCTGGTTGGATAGTTCTTCCACAGAGAAG GGAAGAGCACGTTTCTCATTCATGGGAGGAAAAGGTGGACCACTTTGGAAGCAATTGACTTTCAGATTATCTGATCAAAG TGATGAGTGTTCGAAAGGTGGTGGCTACTTGTCAATGGAAAGTTGTGAAGGTTCCACTGAAACAAGATTCTTGGAAGAaggtttttttgattttttgaacaAG GAGCTTCAATCATATCACTATGATGAAAAAGATTACGAAGGTCTGCCATTTGACTTTCATGGTGGATATGTTGGTTACATCGG GTATAACCTGAAAAGTGAATGCGGCGTCGCATCTAATCGTCACAAATCCGAAACTCCAGATGCTTGTTTTTTCTTTGTCGACAGCCTTGTAGCTGTTGACCACAAAACTGACAATGTTTATATATTGGCTATACATGAAGAAAGCTCAAGCATGACACAGTGGTTGGATGATGCTGAGGAGAAGCTTCTGAACTTAAATGGCTCTGAGATAATGGGGTCAGAAAAGCAGTATCTTCATCCTCTAACTTGTTCCTCACAAAAGGCCGGTTTTGCAGCTGAAAAATCTAGAGAGCAGTACATTGAGGATGTAAAGAAGTGCCTGGAATACATTAAAGATGGAGAAAGCTATGAGTTGTGCCTCACAACTCAGATGAGGAAACCGATCGAGAATTTAGACTCTCTTGGACTTTATCTTCATTTGAGAGAAAGGAATCCAGCACCTTATGCTGCGTGGCTTAATTTTCCGAAGGAAGACTTGTGTATTTGCTGCTCTTCCCCTGAGAGGTTCTTGCAGTTGGATAGAAATAATATCCTAGAAGCTAAGCCCATTAAGGGTACAATAGCTCGTGGTGCTACCGCCGAGGAAGATGAGCAACTCAAATTGAAATTGCAACTCAG TGAAAAGGATCAAGCTGAAAATCTGATGATTGTGGACCTTCTAAGGAATGATCTCGGTCGGGTCTGTGATCCAGGATCTGTACATGTGCCACGTCTCATGGATGTGGAGTCGTATGCAACTGTTCACACAATGGTGAGCACCATTCGTGGGAAGAAGAGGTCTGACGCCAGTGCAGTAGATTGCGTAAGAGCTGCATTCCCAGGTGGTTCGATGACTGGTGCTCCAAAGTTGAGATCGATGGAACTTCTTGATTCCATTGAAAGTTGTTCTCGAGGTATATACTCCGGTTGTATCGGATTTTTTTCGTATAACCAGACATTTGATCTTAATATTGTCATAAGAACGGTGATTATACATGATGGTGAAGCTTCAATAGGAGCTGGAGGTGCCATTGTTTCTTTGTCGAATCCTGAAGACGAGTACAAAGAGATGATCCTGAAAACAAAAGCCCCAGCAAAGGCAGTGATAGATTTTGAATAG